TGTTGTGTTTTTTGTCGATAGCTTCGGCTTTGGCAAGAAGGCGGCGGGTGATCAGGCTTCTGCAGCGACCTCTTCGTCGCTTGCTTCTCCTGCGCCTCAAGGCTCGACCTCTGTACCCTCCATGGCGGCGGTTCCGCCTGTGGCAGCCTATCAGAGCCCGTCTCTTCAGGGTAATGTGGGGGTGTCCCCGGTGCAAGGGGCGGTTCAGCCGATGAGCCCGAACGTGAACATTCAGTCACCGCAACAAGCTCAGGCACAGCCTGCCCCGGTTCAGCCGGATATGGCGGCGCAATCCAGCCCGGCCATCCAGTTTCAAAAGCCGTTGAGCCAGTTGATCCAGCCGGAAAAAGCGGCTGAGGTGCCGCCAAACTATATCCCCAAGACGGTGGAGCTGTTTGAAGCGCACTGGCAGGGCCTTGATAGCCGCGCCTGGACCGATGAGCTGCGCCGCAAACTTAAATATCCCAAGGGGCTGACGGGTATTCTGGTCGGTGAAGTCACGCTGAACGCCGCCGAAGCCGGTATTCTCGCAGGTGATATCATCAATAAGGTGGGCGATGTCAAAGTCAGCTCCCTTGAAGAATTCCAGATGGCGACCCGTGAAGTGCGCACCCAGACCAATGTGAAGCTGCGCCTCATGCGTCCGGGTAAGAAAAAGCAAGACGGCCGCTTCCCCATGCGCACGCTCACCCTGGTCATGATGGGCCAGCCGGATTTGGGTATGGCACAGGTGGAAGGGGCACCGATGATCCTGCCCGGTGATCCGCGCCCGCACCCGCACCGCGGAGTCTGTACCAATTGCCACACAGTGGGTGATGGTTTTGAGCTGAGCCCGGACCCGGATTTGGTCTCTGTCCCGCCGCCCGTTATCGATCATGCCACTGTGGTTAAGGGTATTCGCCCGCACCGCGACCGTGGCCCCTGTGAAGCCTGTCATTTGATTCGTAAAGACCAAAAAGGAAAGAACCCATGAGCATTATCAAAGGCGACCTGGTTGGGCGTTCGGAAGAATACGCTCAATATACCGCGATCATCTTAAAACGTTTGGGCACCAAACTGGTTGGGGGCTTCCACGACCTGTTTACCATCGATGATGAAACGCGCATGGAATATTTCCGT
This sequence is a window from Terasakiella sp. SH-1. Protein-coding genes within it:
- the mamP gene encoding magnetosome magnetite formation protein MamP produces the protein MTRNVILAGFTLGAVLLVLLVVFFVDSFGFGKKAAGDQASAATSSSLASPAPQGSTSVPSMAAVPPVAAYQSPSLQGNVGVSPVQGAVQPMSPNVNIQSPQQAQAQPAPVQPDMAAQSSPAIQFQKPLSQLIQPEKAAEVPPNYIPKTVELFEAHWQGLDSRAWTDELRRKLKYPKGLTGILVGEVTLNAAEAGILAGDIINKVGDVKVSSLEEFQMATREVRTQTNVKLRLMRPGKKKQDGRFPMRTLTLVMMGQPDLGMAQVEGAPMILPGDPRPHPHRGVCTNCHTVGDGFELSPDPDLVSVPPPVIDHATVVKGIRPHRDRGPCEACHLIRKDQKGKNP